From a single Serratia surfactantfaciens genomic region:
- the metQ gene encoding methionine ABC transporter substrate-binding lipoprotein MetQ, which translates to MTFTLKNLTLALAAAGTLLLTACGPTAQDDHHIKVGISAGIDQSLWAVVQKVAKQKYDLDVEVVTFNDYVLPNEALNNGDLDVNAFQHKPYLDKQMQERGYKLAAVGNTFVYPIAGYSKKITALSQLPDGAQVAVPNDPTNLGRSLLLLQKQGLITLKDGVGLLPTALDIVSNPKKLKIVEIEAPQLPRALDDQKVTLAIINTNYSSQIGLSPAKDGLFVEDKNSPYVNIFASRIDNKDSEKVKDLVKAYQTDEVAASAAEIYKGDAVKGW; encoded by the coding sequence ATGACATTTACGCTGAAAAACCTCACCCTGGCGCTCGCCGCCGCCGGCACGCTGCTGCTGACCGCCTGCGGCCCCACCGCGCAGGACGATCACCACATCAAGGTCGGCATCAGCGCCGGCATCGATCAGTCGCTGTGGGCGGTGGTACAAAAAGTCGCCAAGCAGAAATACGATCTGGACGTGGAGGTGGTGACCTTCAACGACTACGTGCTGCCGAACGAAGCGCTGAACAACGGCGATCTGGACGTTAACGCCTTCCAGCACAAGCCGTATCTGGACAAGCAGATGCAGGAGCGCGGCTACAAGCTGGCGGCGGTGGGCAACACCTTCGTCTACCCGATCGCCGGCTACTCGAAGAAGATCACCGCGCTCAGTCAGCTGCCGGACGGCGCGCAGGTGGCGGTGCCGAACGATCCGACCAACCTGGGCCGCTCGCTGTTGCTGTTGCAAAAACAGGGGCTGATTACCCTGAAAGACGGCGTCGGCCTGCTGCCGACCGCGCTGGATATCGTCAGCAACCCGAAAAAGCTGAAGATCGTCGAGATTGAAGCACCGCAGCTGCCGCGCGCGCTGGACGATCAGAAGGTAACGCTGGCGATCATCAACACCAACTACTCCAGCCAGATTGGCCTGTCGCCGGCCAAGGACGGGCTGTTTGTCGAAGACAAAAACTCCCCGTACGTCAACATCTTCGCCAGCCGCATCGACAACAAAGACAGCGAGAAAGTGAAAGATCTGGTCAAGGCCTATCAGACCGACGAAGTGGCGGCCAGCGCCGCCGAAATCTACAAAGGCGACGCCGTCAAAGGCTGGTAA
- the ebgR gene encoding transcriptional regulator EbgR: MATLKEIAEAANVSVATVSRVLNDDPTLSVKAQTRQKILEAAERLEYKVAPSKRQSGHRLHFAALFTYTQGVEINDPYYLAMRYGIETQCEKLGVTLSAGYDFTGDKALPAADGLLVIGRPQPALYEQLKLQDAPVVFIDGVVDDERFDCVNVDLYKISRKVIDYFIGRGYQRIGFIGGRDHPAGIDQREQAFVEYGRQQNVVRPQDIYHGDFSSQSGYQCAKAMLQSQNGYPPALLVATDSIAIGVLRALHEHGVQVPGQIALISVNDIPTARFIFPALSTVRIPSETMGAQAVNLLAERLRDERAVPLSIFVPSSLQLRDTTVA; the protein is encoded by the coding sequence ATGGCCACACTGAAGGAAATTGCTGAAGCCGCTAATGTGTCCGTCGCCACCGTTTCGCGCGTGTTGAATGACGACCCCACCCTGAGCGTGAAGGCGCAAACGCGCCAGAAGATCCTGGAAGCGGCGGAGCGCCTCGAATACAAGGTGGCACCCTCCAAACGGCAAAGCGGGCATCGCCTGCATTTTGCTGCGCTGTTCACCTATACGCAGGGCGTGGAGATCAACGATCCCTATTACCTGGCGATGCGCTACGGTATCGAAACGCAGTGTGAAAAACTGGGCGTGACGCTGAGCGCCGGTTACGACTTTACCGGCGACAAGGCGCTGCCGGCGGCCGACGGCCTGCTGGTGATCGGCCGGCCACAGCCCGCGCTGTATGAGCAGCTTAAGCTGCAGGACGCGCCGGTGGTGTTTATCGACGGCGTGGTGGACGACGAGCGTTTCGACTGCGTCAATGTCGACCTGTACAAGATCAGCCGCAAGGTGATCGATTACTTTATCGGCCGCGGCTATCAGCGCATCGGCTTTATCGGCGGGCGCGACCATCCGGCGGGCATCGACCAGCGCGAACAGGCGTTCGTCGAGTATGGCCGGCAGCAAAACGTGGTGCGGCCGCAGGATATTTACCACGGCGATTTCAGCAGCCAGTCGGGCTACCAGTGCGCCAAAGCGATGTTGCAAAGCCAGAATGGCTATCCGCCGGCGCTGCTGGTGGCGACCGATTCGATCGCCATCGGCGTGCTGCGCGCGCTGCACGAACACGGCGTCCAGGTGCCGGGGCAGATTGCGCTGATCAGCGTCAACGACATTCCCACCGCCCGCTTTATTTTCCCCGCCTTGTCCACGGTGCGCATCCCTTCGGAAACCATGGGTGCACAGGCCGTCAACCTGCTGGCGGAGCGGCTGCGCGATGAACGCGCCGTCCCGCTGTCGATCTTCGTTCCCAGCTCGCTGCAGCTGCGCGACACCACCGTCGCCTGA
- a CDS encoding universal stress protein, whose amino-acid sequence MCYRHIVIATDLSDDGKRLVEKGALLAEALQAKLSLIYVDVHYDTYHAAIGFSERSYDGVPFEEKIRKELEPTTQNVNYPIAEVIIGRGGFVDELRTAVVDKNIDLLVFGHHHDLWSNLFSSTRNAINQLNIDVLVIPIRS is encoded by the coding sequence ATGTGTTACAGACATATTGTCATCGCCACCGATCTGAGCGATGACGGCAAACGGCTGGTCGAAAAGGGAGCGCTGCTGGCGGAGGCGCTGCAGGCCAAACTCTCGCTGATCTATGTGGACGTCCACTACGACACCTACCACGCGGCGATCGGCTTTTCGGAGCGCAGCTATGACGGTGTACCGTTCGAAGAGAAGATCCGCAAAGAGCTGGAGCCCACCACGCAAAACGTCAATTACCCGATCGCGGAAGTGATTATCGGGCGCGGCGGCTTCGTTGACGAACTGCGCACGGCGGTCGTGGACAAGAACATCGATCTGCTGGTGTTCGGCCATCACCACGATCTGTGGAGCAATCTGTTTTCCTCCACCCGCAACGCCATCAACCAGCTGAATATCGACGTGCTGGTGATCCCGATCCGATCATAA
- the ygjK gene encoding alpha-glucosidase produces MNMTPLTPLTTALTLALTLAGCAPKTPDAPLAERYPNVIDRHGAPHFMLDYDFDDHQRFNPFFDLGAWHGHLLPSGPEGMGGFPGPALLTEEYINFMANNFDRLSVYRNGKPVSFTMTAYSLPGALVQRLNAPGVTVNLTLRFASARTSLLETQIITDTPLELVWDGELLERYAAKEQKPQPPATIEQAFPDYKRRIVPTADGLRVTFGKVRAPSQLMTSGQSEYQIHKSLPQRTTVDGHRFRATARIAGTTTLYTTYSHLLTADEAQREQRAIADILAHPQRYMAASAQRWQRYLAAGLRNPHATEEQTRVAVKAIETLNGNWRGAAGAMKFDSVTPSVTGRWFSGNQTWPWDTWKQAYAMAHFNPDVAKDNIRAVFAFQIRPGDALRPWDAGFLPDLIAYNPSPERGGDGGNWNERNTKPSLAAWAVMEVYRVTGDKGWLAEMYPKLVAYHDWWLRNRDHNGNGVPEYGATRDKAHNTPDGRMLFTVKRGQREQTLAGLDNYDRIVREGHYDSIAIPAQTAASWESGRDDAAVFGFIDPDQLARYVAQGGKRQDWQVKFAENRAPDGTLLGYSLLQESVDQASYMYSDNRYLAEMADILGNGAEAEAFRAKADKLAAYINTCMFDKQSGFFYDIRIESRPLANGCAGKPIVERGKGPEGWSPLFNGAASQPHADAVVRVMKDPREFNTYVPLGTAALTNPAFGADIYWRGRVWVDQLYFGLKGMERYGYRDDAVAMAQAFFRHADGLVADGPIRENYNPLTGKQQGAPNFSWSAAHLYMLYNDFFTQ; encoded by the coding sequence ATGAACATGACTCCCCTGACGCCGCTGACCACCGCCCTCACCCTCGCGCTGACGCTGGCGGGCTGCGCGCCGAAAACGCCCGACGCCCCGCTGGCCGAACGCTACCCAAACGTTATCGATCGCCACGGCGCGCCGCATTTTATGCTCGACTATGACTTCGACGATCATCAACGCTTCAACCCGTTCTTCGATCTCGGCGCCTGGCACGGCCACCTGTTGCCGAGCGGCCCGGAAGGCATGGGCGGCTTCCCCGGCCCGGCACTGCTGACCGAAGAATACATCAACTTTATGGCCAACAATTTCGATCGGCTCAGCGTATATCGCAACGGCAAGCCGGTGTCTTTCACCATGACGGCCTACAGCCTGCCCGGCGCCCTGGTGCAACGGCTCAACGCGCCGGGGGTGACCGTCAACCTGACGCTGCGCTTCGCCAGTGCGCGCACCTCGCTGCTGGAGACGCAAATTATCACCGATACGCCGCTGGAGCTGGTGTGGGACGGCGAATTGCTGGAGCGCTACGCGGCCAAAGAGCAAAAACCGCAGCCGCCGGCGACCATCGAACAGGCGTTTCCGGACTACAAGCGCCGCATTGTGCCGACGGCGGACGGCCTGCGCGTCACCTTCGGCAAGGTGCGTGCGCCGTCGCAGCTGATGACTTCCGGCCAGTCCGAGTATCAGATCCATAAATCGCTGCCGCAGCGCACCACGGTCGACGGCCACCGCTTCCGCGCCACGGCGCGCATCGCCGGCACCACCACGCTGTACACCACCTATTCGCATCTGCTCACCGCCGACGAGGCGCAGCGCGAACAGCGCGCTATCGCCGACATCCTCGCTCACCCGCAGCGCTATATGGCCGCGTCGGCCCAGCGTTGGCAACGCTATCTCGCCGCCGGGCTCCGCAACCCGCACGCCACGGAGGAACAAACCCGCGTGGCGGTCAAAGCGATAGAAACGCTGAACGGCAACTGGCGCGGCGCCGCCGGGGCGATGAAGTTCGACTCGGTCACCCCGTCGGTCACCGGGCGCTGGTTCTCCGGCAACCAAACCTGGCCGTGGGACACCTGGAAACAGGCCTACGCCATGGCGCACTTCAACCCGGACGTGGCCAAGGACAACATTCGCGCGGTGTTCGCCTTCCAGATTCGGCCGGGCGACGCTTTGCGGCCGTGGGACGCCGGTTTCCTGCCCGACCTTATCGCCTACAACCCCAGCCCGGAGCGCGGCGGGGACGGTGGCAACTGGAACGAACGCAACACCAAGCCGAGCCTGGCGGCCTGGGCGGTGATGGAGGTGTATCGCGTCACCGGCGATAAGGGCTGGCTGGCGGAGATGTACCCGAAGCTGGTGGCTTACCATGACTGGTGGCTGCGCAACCGCGATCACAACGGCAACGGCGTGCCGGAGTACGGCGCCACCCGCGACAAAGCGCACAATACTCCCGACGGGCGCATGCTGTTTACCGTCAAACGCGGGCAACGTGAGCAAACGCTGGCCGGCCTCGACAACTACGATCGCATCGTGCGCGAGGGGCATTACGACAGCATCGCGATCCCGGCGCAAACCGCCGCCTCCTGGGAGTCGGGCCGCGACGATGCGGCAGTATTCGGCTTTATCGATCCGGATCAATTGGCGCGCTACGTGGCACAGGGCGGCAAACGCCAAGACTGGCAGGTGAAATTCGCCGAAAACCGCGCGCCCGACGGCACGCTGCTCGGCTACTCGCTGCTGCAGGAATCGGTGGATCAGGCCAGCTATATGTACAGCGACAACCGCTACCTGGCGGAGATGGCCGATATTCTGGGCAATGGCGCCGAGGCCGAGGCCTTCCGCGCCAAAGCCGATAAGCTGGCGGCCTATATCAACACCTGCATGTTCGATAAGCAGAGCGGTTTCTTCTACGACATTCGCATCGAAAGCCGGCCGTTGGCCAACGGCTGCGCCGGCAAACCGATCGTCGAACGCGGCAAAGGGCCGGAAGGCTGGTCACCGCTGTTCAACGGCGCCGCCAGCCAGCCGCACGCCGATGCGGTGGTCAGGGTGATGAAGGATCCGCGCGAGTTCAATACCTATGTGCCGCTCGGCACCGCGGCGCTGACCAACCCGGCATTCGGCGCGGACATCTACTGGCGTGGCCGCGTGTGGGTCGATCAGTTGTATTTCGGCCTCAAGGGCATGGAACGCTACGGCTATCGCGACGACGCGGTGGCGATGGCGCAGGCCTTCTTCCGCCACGCCGACGGCCTGGTCGCCGACGGGCCGATCCGCGAGAACTACAACCCGCTCACCGGCAAACAGCAAGGCGCGCCGAACTTCTCCTGGAGCGCGGCGCATCTGTACATGTTGTATAACGACTTCTTCACGCAATAA
- a CDS encoding sugar ABC transporter substrate-binding protein produces the protein MNYLKGLWLAVALCASTPAWAQTIGVSMAYFDQNFLTIIRQAIDKEAKARGISAQFEDARGDVGRQTDQVQSFISAGVDAIIVDPVNSASTPVMTKMAQAAGVPLVYVNRTPGDAKLPPGVVFVGSDERESGTLQMEELARLANYQGNVAVMIGNLTDAGALQRTKDVEQVVAKYPKMKVVQKQSANYSRSEGMDLMMNWLTNGEAIDIVAANNDEMAIGAIMALRQAGKADKKVLIGGIDATPDGLKALASGKMQVTVFQDAIGQGKASVEVAQRMINGENLEPYYWIPFELVTPANQEQYAAKP, from the coding sequence ATGAACTACCTGAAAGGGCTGTGGCTGGCGGTGGCGCTGTGTGCGTCAACCCCGGCATGGGCACAAACCATCGGCGTATCGATGGCCTATTTCGACCAGAACTTCCTCACCATCATCCGCCAGGCGATCGACAAGGAGGCCAAGGCGCGTGGCATCAGCGCGCAGTTCGAGGATGCGCGCGGCGACGTCGGCCGCCAGACCGATCAGGTGCAGAGCTTTATCAGCGCCGGGGTGGACGCGATTATCGTCGATCCGGTCAACTCGGCCAGCACGCCGGTGATGACCAAAATGGCACAGGCCGCCGGCGTGCCGCTGGTGTACGTGAACCGCACGCCGGGCGACGCCAAACTGCCGCCGGGCGTGGTGTTCGTCGGCTCCGACGAGCGGGAATCCGGCACGCTGCAGATGGAAGAACTGGCACGGCTGGCCAACTATCAGGGCAACGTGGCGGTGATGATCGGCAACCTGACCGACGCCGGCGCCTTGCAGCGCACCAAAGACGTGGAGCAGGTGGTGGCCAAATACCCGAAGATGAAGGTGGTGCAGAAGCAGAGCGCCAACTATTCACGCAGTGAAGGGATGGATCTGATGATGAACTGGCTGACCAATGGCGAAGCGATCGACATCGTCGCCGCCAACAACGATGAGATGGCGATCGGCGCGATCATGGCGCTGCGGCAGGCGGGCAAGGCGGACAAAAAGGTGCTGATCGGCGGCATCGACGCCACGCCGGACGGCCTCAAGGCGCTGGCTTCCGGCAAGATGCAGGTCACGGTGTTCCAGGACGCGATCGGTCAGGGCAAAGCGTCGGTCGAGGTGGCGCAGCGCATGATCAACGGCGAAAATCTCGAGCCGTATTACTGGATCCCGTTCGAGCTGGTGACGCCGGCCAATCAGGAGCAATACGCGGCCAAACCCTGA
- the ygjJ gene encoding protein YgjJ → MTSINHHALLPLLLILSAPVWAAQDPVTPAERNQLPPPPLSDSAATALRFYGELGIGGSVYLNGEHQHKYSDGTYIEGGLEIKQGHWFGLIYGEGWTVQADSQGHAWTPGHSWGGFEGGLNRFYGGYRTDDGTEMMLSVRNDSSLDDLQWWGDFTPEYGYVIPNTRDLSYAAKLHNLTGRFRYSVTAAPESRIDESKALLHFGKYDRYSDKYTYRAMINGYTQYDLQDNLTLLNGLEVTDGLGQLFLLGLRGKHLAGRVWHHTGKGDSGGHTGSESGLMLSAMTETAKGLYLSTAYSYARHRFDHAADTATSYAQFGVWYEYAGGKLATALDSKFFMRNDSTGASNSVFLMQYFYW, encoded by the coding sequence ATGACATCAATAAATCATCACGCCCTGTTGCCCTTATTACTGATACTCAGCGCGCCGGTCTGGGCGGCGCAGGACCCCGTTACCCCGGCGGAGCGCAATCAGCTGCCGCCGCCGCCGTTGTCCGATAGCGCCGCGACCGCCCTGCGCTTTTACGGCGAGCTCGGCATCGGCGGCAGCGTCTATTTGAACGGCGAACATCAGCATAAATACAGCGACGGCACCTACATCGAAGGCGGCCTCGAGATCAAACAGGGCCACTGGTTCGGCCTGATTTACGGCGAGGGCTGGACCGTCCAGGCCGACAGCCAGGGCCACGCCTGGACGCCCGGCCACAGCTGGGGCGGCTTCGAGGGTGGCCTGAACCGTTTCTACGGCGGTTACCGTACCGATGACGGCACCGAGATGATGCTTAGCGTACGCAACGACTCGTCGCTCGACGATCTGCAATGGTGGGGCGACTTCACGCCGGAGTACGGCTACGTGATCCCCAACACCCGCGATCTCAGCTACGCCGCCAAGCTGCATAACCTGACCGGGCGCTTTCGCTACAGCGTGACGGCGGCGCCGGAAAGCCGCATCGACGAGAGCAAGGCGCTGCTGCACTTCGGCAAATACGACCGCTACTCCGACAAATACACCTACCGGGCGATGATCAACGGCTACACCCAGTACGATCTGCAGGACAATCTGACGCTGCTGAACGGCCTGGAAGTGACCGACGGCCTGGGGCAGCTGTTTCTGCTGGGGCTGCGCGGCAAACACCTGGCCGGCCGCGTCTGGCACCACACCGGCAAAGGCGACAGCGGCGGCCACACCGGCAGCGAGTCGGGCCTGATGCTCAGCGCGATGACGGAAACCGCCAAAGGGCTGTACCTCTCCACCGCCTACAGCTACGCCCGCCACCGGTTTGATCACGCGGCAGATACCGCCACCTCCTACGCCCAGTTCGGCGTCTGGTACGAATATGCCGGCGGTAAGCTGGCCACCGCGCTGGACAGCAAATTCTTTATGCGCAACGACAGCACCGGCGCCAGCAACTCGGTGTTTCTGATGCAATATTTCTATTGGTAA
- a CDS encoding ABC transporter permease, translating to MSNVKIEKPLSADSTGKGTLFSGLSGKMPKDTGIFIVMIGIALIFEILGWYMRDQSFLLNPNRLLLIVLQVAIIGIIAVGVTQVIITTGIDLSSGSLIALTAVVAASLAQTSDSISPMYPGLLDLPAAIPIGAGIGVGIVCGFINGFLITRTGIPPFIATLGMMVSARGLAQYYTKGNPVSFLSDGFTSIGQGAMPVIIFLVIAVIFHIALKHTRYGKYIYAIGGNMTSARVSGINVNKYLVTVYTIAGGLAGLAGVVLAARVSSGQSSMGMSYELDAIAAAVIGGSSLMGGVGRITGTLIGAVILGLIKSGFTFIGVDSYIQDIIKGVIIVAAVSIDMRRNRKKH from the coding sequence ATGAGTAACGTAAAGATTGAGAAGCCGCTCTCCGCCGATTCAACGGGCAAGGGAACGCTGTTCTCCGGGCTGAGCGGCAAAATGCCGAAGGACACCGGCATCTTCATCGTGATGATCGGCATCGCGCTGATCTTCGAAATCCTCGGCTGGTACATGCGCGATCAGTCGTTCCTGCTGAACCCGAACCGCCTGCTGCTGATCGTGCTGCAGGTAGCGATCATCGGCATCATCGCGGTGGGCGTCACCCAGGTGATCATCACCACCGGCATCGATCTCTCCTCCGGCTCGCTGATTGCGTTGACCGCCGTGGTGGCGGCCAGCCTGGCGCAGACCTCGGACAGCATCTCGCCGATGTACCCGGGGCTGCTCGATCTGCCGGCGGCAATTCCGATCGGCGCGGGGATTGGGGTGGGCATTGTCTGCGGCTTTATCAACGGCTTCCTGATCACCCGCACCGGCATTCCTCCGTTCATCGCCACGCTGGGGATGATGGTGTCGGCGCGCGGCCTGGCGCAGTACTACACCAAGGGCAACCCGGTCAGCTTCCTGTCGGACGGCTTCACGTCAATCGGCCAGGGCGCGATGCCGGTGATCATCTTCCTGGTGATTGCGGTGATCTTCCATATCGCACTCAAGCACACCCGCTACGGCAAATACATCTACGCCATCGGCGGCAACATGACCTCGGCGCGGGTCTCCGGCATCAACGTCAATAAGTATCTGGTGACGGTTTACACCATCGCCGGTGGCCTGGCGGGGTTGGCGGGGGTGGTGCTGGCGGCGCGCGTCAGCAGCGGCCAGTCGAGCATGGGAATGTCTTATGAACTGGACGCCATCGCTGCGGCGGTGATCGGCGGCAGCAGCCTGATGGGCGGCGTCGGGCGCATCACCGGCACGCTGATCGGCGCGGTGATCCTCGGCCTTATCAAAAGCGGCTTCACTTTTATCGGCGTCGACTCTTACATTCAGGACATCATCAAAGGCGTGATTATCGTCGCCGCCGTGTCGATCGACATGCGGCGCAACCGCAAAAAACACTGA
- a CDS encoding SDR family oxidoreductase, with protein sequence MNALNGKVAVIGGASSGIGKAAALLFARQGAALVLGARREPLLAELVETIRREGGRALAVAGDVRDEAFAERLAATAVGEFGGLDIAFNNAGTLGPLGPSLVLTASEWREVLETNLSSAYYGAKYQIPAMLARGAGSLIFTSTFVGHTAAFPGTAAYAASKSGLIGLTQALAVEFGGCGIRVNALLPGGTDTAMGRQMSATPESLAQVAGLHALKRLAMPEEIAQAALYLASDASSFVTGTAMLVDGGVSIQRG encoded by the coding sequence ATGAACGCATTGAACGGTAAGGTGGCGGTGATCGGCGGCGCCAGTTCGGGGATCGGCAAAGCGGCGGCGTTGTTGTTCGCCCGGCAGGGGGCGGCGCTGGTGTTGGGCGCCCGGCGCGAGCCGCTGTTGGCCGAGCTGGTGGAGACGATTCGGCGCGAGGGGGGCCGGGCGCTCGCGGTGGCGGGCGACGTGCGCGACGAAGCCTTCGCCGAACGGCTGGCGGCGACAGCGGTCGGCGAGTTCGGCGGGCTGGATATCGCTTTTAACAACGCCGGCACCTTGGGGCCGCTGGGGCCTTCGTTGGTGCTCACCGCCTCAGAATGGCGCGAGGTGCTGGAAACCAATCTCTCTAGCGCCTACTACGGCGCCAAATATCAAATCCCCGCCATGCTGGCGCGCGGCGCGGGCTCGCTGATCTTCACCTCCACCTTCGTCGGCCACACCGCGGCGTTTCCCGGCACGGCGGCCTATGCGGCCAGCAAATCGGGGCTGATTGGCCTGACACAGGCGCTGGCGGTGGAGTTCGGCGGGTGCGGCATTCGGGTGAACGCGCTGCTGCCGGGGGGCACCGATACCGCGATGGGGCGGCAGATGAGCGCTACTCCGGAGTCTTTGGCGCAGGTGGCCGGTCTGCACGCGCTGAAGCGGCTGGCGATGCCGGAGGAGATCGCGCAGGCGGCGCTGTATCTGGCGTCTGACGCTTCTTCATTCGTCACCGGCACCGCGATGCTGGTGGACGGCGGGGTGTCCATCCAGCGCGGCTGA